Proteins encoded in a region of the Paramagnetospirillum magneticum AMB-1 genome:
- a CDS encoding VCBS domain-containing protein — protein sequence MTINGANDSATISGSTTGAVAEDGNGRATGTLNVADVDHGQAHVTAQTVQTDQGTFSIGENGQWTFQVNSGNADVQALGAGESMTKTFAVASADGTATQNVTVTINGGNDSATISGSTTGSVAEDGNGRATGTLSVADVDHGQAHVTAQTVQTDQGTFSIGENGQWTFQVNSANADVQALGAGESMTKTFAVASADGTATQNVSVTITGSNDGPTVSGAVGLGHTAEDNSVTFTKAQLLANAHDTDAHDTLSVSNLSAAHGSIVDNGNGTYTFTPTETFSGHVDVSYTVSDGHGGTTTGSAALDVDAVADRATVSVAIGAPVETPNGSFTVTNLDSTASAGYNNTYGYYVMDDSGNPTSGGVIWSNVHASPGASVTISGVDPDRVGFFLIPDGGSQNSLRPRNAVVVRAAIWVVPRAANWVSSNSDRARTPRPFT from the coding sequence GTGACCATCAACGGCGCCAATGACTCCGCCACCATCTCGGGCTCGACCACCGGCGCGGTGGCCGAGGACGGCAACGGCCGTGCCACCGGCACCCTCAACGTGGCCGACGTGGATCACGGTCAGGCCCATGTGACCGCCCAGACGGTGCAGACCGACCAGGGCACTTTCAGCATCGGCGAGAACGGCCAGTGGACCTTCCAGGTCAACTCGGGCAATGCCGACGTGCAGGCCCTGGGTGCCGGCGAGTCCATGACCAAGACCTTCGCCGTGGCCTCGGCCGACGGCACCGCCACCCAGAACGTGACGGTGACCATCAACGGCGGCAATGACTCCGCCACCATCTCGGGCTCGACCACCGGTTCGGTGGCCGAGGACGGCAACGGCCGCGCCACCGGCACGCTGAGCGTCGCCGACGTGGATCACGGTCAGGCCCATGTGACCGCCCAGACGGTGCAGACCGATCAGGGCACCTTCTCCATCGGCGAGAACGGCCAGTGGACCTTCCAGGTCAACTCGGCCAATGCCGACGTGCAGGCCCTGGGGGCCGGCGAGTCCATGACCAAGACCTTCGCCGTGGCCTCGGCCGACGGCACCGCCACCCAGAACGTCAGCGTCACCATCACCGGCTCCAATGACGGCCCGACGGTGAGCGGCGCGGTGGGTCTCGGCCACACGGCCGAGGACAATTCCGTCACCTTCACCAAGGCGCAGCTGCTGGCCAACGCCCATGACACCGATGCCCACGACACCCTGTCGGTGAGCAACCTGTCGGCGGCCCACGGCAGCATCGTCGACAACGGCAACGGCACCTACACCTTCACGCCCACCGAGACTTTCAGCGGCCATGTGGATGTGAGCTATACCGTCAGCGACGGCCATGGCGGCACCACCACCGGTTCGGCGGCGCTGGACGTGGACGCGGTGGCCGACCGGGCCACGGTGTCGGTGGCCATCGGCGCCCCGGTGGAGACCCCCAACGGCAGCTTCACCGTCACCAATTTGGACAGCACGGCCTCGGCCGGCTACAACAACACCTATGGCTATTACGTCATGGACGACAGCGGCAACCCGACTTCGGGTGGCGTGATCTGGTCCAACGTGCATGCCTCGCCCGGCGCTTCGGTGACCATCAGCGGCGTCGATCCCGACCGGGTCGGCTTCTTCCTGATCCCCGACGGCGGCAGCCAGAATTCGTTGAGGCCGCGCAACGCCGTGGTGGTCAGGGCCGCCATCTGGGTGGTGCCCAGGGCGGCCAATTGGGTTTCGTCAAACTCGGACAGGGCCCGGACGCCGAGGCCCTTCACCTGA
- a CDS encoding septation protein A — MPVSNSPAPKWLKPTVDFGPLAVFLGLYWLKGLLPATAALMAATGIALALSFAFTRKVALMPLVTALVVGVFGGLTLWLNDETFIMMKPSIVYGLFALVLGGGLALKRPTIKAILGEAMHLDDDGWRRLSLRFCLFFLAMALANEVVRRVASMDLWVLWKVPGSMVLTFIFMLFQMPLIRRHMPPDPASAGE; from the coding sequence ATGCCGGTTTCAAATTCCCCTGCCCCCAAATGGCTGAAGCCCACCGTAGATTTCGGCCCCCTGGCCGTGTTCCTGGGGCTTTACTGGCTGAAGGGCCTGCTGCCCGCCACCGCCGCCCTGATGGCGGCGACGGGAATCGCCCTGGCGCTGTCCTTCGCCTTCACCCGCAAGGTCGCCCTGATGCCGCTGGTCACCGCCCTGGTGGTCGGCGTGTTCGGCGGGCTGACCCTGTGGCTGAACGACGAGACCTTCATCATGATGAAGCCGTCCATCGTCTATGGCCTGTTCGCCCTGGTTCTGGGGGGCGGTCTGGCGCTGAAGCGCCCCACCATCAAGGCGATCCTGGGCGAGGCCATGCACCTGGACGATGACGGCTGGCGCCGGCTGTCGCTGCGCTTTTGCCTGTTCTTCCTCGCCATGGCCCTGGCCAACGAGGTGGTCCGCCGCGTGGCCAGCATGGATCTGTGGGTGCTGTGGAAGGTGCCGGGCAGCATGGTGCTGACCTTCATTTTCATGCTGTTCCAGATGCCGCTGATTCGCCGCCACATGCCCCCGGACCCCGCCTCGGCCGGCGAGTGA
- a CDS encoding LysR family transcriptional regulator, translating into MDRLDELAIFIAILEVGSLAGAARRLRRSPPAITRCLAGLEDRLGVRLVERTTRRLAPTDAGRRFAEQARHLLSGYNEALRSAGADEPLRGRLRVTAPVVFGRRHVTPIIVDFLRAYPQISIEAVFSDNNLDLIEEELDVAVRIGTLADSTLVARRVGEVESVLVASPGYIAAHGLPLAVDELAEHDVIFTSGRPVLVEWRLIEGGRERNVRLTPRLMVNQVEASLAAARAGLGIARALSYQVVDDLAAGHLVRVLPGSGALQPVHLVVPGGRHMAARTRAFLNFATNGLQSIGIGHHLSS; encoded by the coding sequence ATGGACCGCCTGGACGAGTTGGCCATCTTCATCGCCATCCTGGAGGTGGGCTCCCTGGCCGGGGCGGCCCGGCGGCTGCGGCGGTCGCCGCCGGCCATCACCCGCTGTCTGGCCGGGCTGGAGGACAGGCTGGGCGTGCGTCTGGTGGAGCGAACGACCCGCCGACTGGCCCCGACCGACGCCGGACGGCGCTTCGCCGAGCAGGCCCGGCACCTGCTGTCCGGCTATAACGAGGCCTTGCGCTCCGCCGGTGCCGACGAGCCCCTGCGCGGGCGGCTGCGCGTCACCGCGCCGGTGGTGTTCGGCCGTCGCCACGTGACGCCGATCATCGTCGACTTCCTGCGAGCCTATCCGCAAATTTCCATCGAGGCGGTGTTCTCGGACAACAACCTCGACCTGATCGAGGAGGAACTGGACGTCGCGGTCCGGATCGGAACGCTGGCTGATTCCACCCTGGTGGCCCGGCGGGTCGGAGAGGTGGAGAGCGTGCTGGTCGCCAGTCCCGGTTACATTGCCGCCCACGGCCTTCCCCTCGCCGTCGATGAACTGGCGGAGCATGACGTGATCTTCACCTCGGGGCGCCCGGTCCTGGTGGAGTGGCGGCTGATCGAGGGCGGCCGCGAGCGGAATGTCCGGCTGACGCCGCGCCTGATGGTCAATCAGGTGGAGGCATCCCTGGCCGCCGCCCGCGCCGGCCTGGGAATCGCCCGTGCCCTGTCCTATCAGGTGGTCGACGACCTGGCGGCTGGGCATCTGGTCCGGGTTCTGCCGGGAAGCGGCGCCCTGCAACCGGTTCATCTGGTTGTGCCGGGGGGGCGTCACATGGCGGCCCGCACCCGCGCTTTCCTGAATTTCGCCACAAATGGGCTGCAATCCATCGGCATCGGACACCATCTTTCCTCCTGA
- a CDS encoding glutathione S-transferase family protein, which yields MTDTSLILYGTPLSGHAHRAELMLRLLGLAYRYEDGSAPVRRTPAFLALNPLGQIPILVDGDLVLPDSNAILVYLARRYDPSGAWYPDDMVIAARIQRWLSMAAGEVRYGPAKARVIQLFKAEGDLAAAQAIATQLLVFMDGYLADRAFLAHHAPTIADVACYSYIAHAPEGGIPLDAYAHVRGWLGRVESLPGFVPMPRSPVPD from the coding sequence ATGACTGACACGTCCCTCATTCTCTACGGCACACCCCTGTCCGGCCACGCCCATAGGGCTGAGCTGATGCTGCGCCTTCTCGGCCTTGCCTACCGGTATGAGGACGGCTCGGCGCCAGTGCGCCGGACTCCGGCCTTTCTGGCTCTCAATCCCCTGGGCCAGATCCCGATTCTGGTTGACGGAGATCTGGTTCTTCCCGATTCCAACGCCATCCTGGTCTACCTGGCCCGGCGTTACGATCCGTCCGGGGCGTGGTATCCCGATGACATGGTGATTGCCGCCCGCATCCAGCGCTGGCTGTCCATGGCGGCGGGGGAGGTGCGCTACGGCCCGGCCAAGGCGCGGGTGATCCAGCTCTTCAAGGCCGAGGGTGATCTGGCGGCCGCCCAGGCCATTGCCACCCAGCTTCTGGTGTTCATGGACGGGTATCTGGCCGATCGCGCCTTCCTGGCCCATCATGCTCCGACCATCGCCGATGTGGCGTGCTATTCCTATATCGCCCATGCCCCGGAGGGTGGCATTCCGCTTGATGCTTATGCCCATGTCCGGGGCTGGCTGGGCCGGGTCGAGTCCTTGCCGGGCTTTGTCCCCATGCCCCGTTCCCCGGTCCCGGACTGA
- a CDS encoding pyridoxamine 5'-phosphate oxidase family protein: MMELSPFHAGEREAQRRAGFGQVSAPIRDFMPDQHRAFFSLLPFLPLASVDEDGFPVATVLTGPPGFISSPDPTTLAILSPPPSDGTCALVEGVPVGILGIDLATRRRNRANGRIVSVNPSGFAVAVEQSFATARNTSRPVTLSRPRRRRPASSNA; the protein is encoded by the coding sequence ATGATGGAACTGTCGCCCTTCCACGCGGGTGAGCGGGAGGCGCAGCGCCGGGCCGGCTTCGGCCAGGTAAGCGCTCCCATCAGGGACTTCATGCCCGATCAGCACCGCGCCTTTTTCTCCCTGCTGCCGTTTCTGCCGTTGGCAAGCGTGGACGAGGACGGCTTCCCGGTGGCGACCGTTCTGACTGGGCCGCCGGGCTTCATCTCCAGCCCCGATCCCACGACATTGGCCATCCTGTCGCCGCCGCCTTCCGACGGGACTTGCGCCCTGGTCGAAGGAGTGCCCGTCGGAATCCTCGGAATCGATCTTGCCACCCGGCGGCGCAACCGCGCCAACGGCCGGATCGTCTCGGTCAACCCCTCCGGCTTTGCCGTGGCGGTGGAGCAGAGCTTCGCAACTGCCCGAAATACATCCAGACCCGTGACCTTGTCCCGGCCGCGGCGGCGACGTCCGGCGTCGTCGAACGCCTGA
- a CDS encoding pyridoxamine 5'-phosphate oxidase family protein translates to MGAADTVFVASFSGDVAQGGVDMSHRGGRPGFVRVEGNRLTIPDFSGNRYFNTLGNFVRLPRAALLFIDFAGGDLLHLDGTVTIDWQPPPGYAGAQRLWSVDVRSGWRCRGAFGLRGTVGEMSPATLGTGCWP, encoded by the coding sequence ATCGGGGCGGCGGACACCGTCTTCGTCGCCTCCTTTTCCGGAGACGTCGCGCAGGGCGGGGTGGACATGTCCCATCGCGGCGGCCGCCCGGGCTTCGTGCGGGTCGAGGGCAACCGTCTGACCATCCCTGATTTCAGCGGCAACCGCTATTTCAACACCTTGGGCAATTTCGTGCGCTTGCCCAGGGCGGCGCTGCTGTTCATCGACTTTGCCGGCGGGGATCTGCTGCATCTCGATGGAACCGTGACGATCGACTGGCAGCCGCCGCCAGGCTACGCTGGCGCCCAGCGTCTCTGGTCCGTTGACGTGCGGAGCGGCTGGCGCTGCCGCGGCGCCTTCGGGCTGCGCGGAACGGTCGGGGAGATGTCTCCCGCCACCCTGGGCACCGGGTGCTGGCCTTGA
- a CDS encoding VCBS domain-containing protein, whose protein sequence is MGNAGNDVIDGGTGNDVLYGASGNDTLRGGDGADTLDGGYGADTIDAGAGNDLGIIKGGQSAGDNYDGGTGTDTLRIDLSGSQYTAAVRAELQQFQSFIADPAHAGQSFHFNTLGVDAKNWESLKLTVDGRDVSLENAPTVTSATAVSTDEDHSGAGRVVGTDQDVGDSVRYHLMDASGNQVDSLSTAHGTVTINSATGEYTFTPNADAQSLRAGDVQTDSFKVVATDGTMTSAPSTVGVTITGSNDGAVITGTSVGTVGEDGNRSVTGTLNVADVDQGQAHVTAQTVQTDQGTFSIGENGQWTFQVNSGNADVQALGAGESMTKTFAVASADGTAPRT, encoded by the coding sequence ATGGGCAATGCCGGCAACGACGTCATCGACGGCGGCACCGGCAACGACGTGCTGTATGGCGCTTCGGGCAACGATACGCTGCGGGGCGGCGATGGCGCCGATACCCTGGACGGCGGCTATGGCGCCGACACCATCGACGCGGGCGCCGGCAACGACCTTGGCATCATCAAGGGCGGCCAGTCGGCGGGCGACAATTACGACGGCGGCACCGGCACCGACACGCTGCGCATCGACCTTTCCGGGTCGCAATACACCGCGGCGGTGCGCGCCGAGCTGCAGCAGTTCCAGTCCTTCATCGCCGATCCGGCCCATGCCGGCCAAAGCTTCCACTTCAACACCCTGGGTGTTGACGCCAAGAACTGGGAAAGCCTGAAGCTGACGGTGGACGGCCGCGACGTCTCGCTGGAGAACGCTCCGACGGTGACCAGCGCCACGGCGGTGAGCACCGACGAGGATCATTCGGGCGCCGGCCGCGTGGTCGGGACCGACCAGGACGTGGGCGACAGCGTGCGCTACCACCTGATGGATGCCAGCGGCAACCAGGTGGACAGCCTGTCGACCGCCCATGGCACGGTGACCATCAACTCGGCCACCGGCGAGTACACCTTCACCCCCAATGCCGACGCGCAGAGCCTGCGGGCTGGCGACGTGCAGACCGACAGCTTCAAGGTCGTGGCCACCGACGGCACCATGACCAGCGCGCCCTCGACCGTGGGCGTCACCATCACCGGCAGCAATGACGGCGCGGTGATCACCGGCACCAGCGTGGGCACGGTGGGCGAGGACGGTAACCGCTCGGTGACCGGCACGCTCAACGTCGCCGATGTGGATCAGGGGCAGGCCCATGTGACCGCCCAGACGGTGCAGACCGATCAGGGCACTTTCAGCATCGGCGAGAACGGCCAGTGGACCTTCCAGGTCAACTCGGGCAATGCCGACGTGCAGGCCCTGGGCGCCGGCGAGTCCATGACCAAGACCTTCGCCGTGGCCTCGGCCGATGGCACCGCACCCAGAACGTGA
- a CDS encoding VCBS domain-containing protein, translated as MTINGANDSATISGSTTGAVAEDGNGRATGTLNVADVDHGQAHVTAQTVQTDQGTFSIGENGQWTFQVNSGNADVQALGGRRVHDQDLRRGLGRWHRHPERDGDHQRRQ; from the coding sequence GTGACCATCAACGGCGCCAATGACTCCGCCACCATCTCGGGCTCGACCACCGGCGCGGTGGCCGAGGACGGCAACGGCCGTGCCACCGGCACCCTCAACGTGGCCGACGTGGATCACGGTCAGGCCCATGTGACCGCCCAGACGGTGCAGACCGATCAGGGCACTTTCAGCATCGGCGAGAACGGCCAGTGGACCTTCCAGGTCAACTCGGGCAATGCCGACGTGCAGGCCCTTGGGGGCCGGCGAGTCCATGACCAAGACCTTCGCCGTGGCCTCGGCCGATGGCACCGCCACCCAGAACGTGACGGTGACCATCAACGGCGCCAATGA